From Streptomyces durmitorensis, a single genomic window includes:
- a CDS encoding tetratricopeptide repeat protein — translation MEIETGSESVPQKEQRPPPAPAVWSESPRGSRRSPVVRRVLIASVAGCVVLGGVLVLRPGSGGKAAPPALGPAGRAMAAAGAGAPAALPDLTVLIGEREAHVRKHPGDDQSWAVLGAAYVERGLRTADSAYYPKAEEALRTSLKARPEGNADALTGMAVLANARHDFRGAKKWAESAVKLSPKRWSTYPALIDAYSGLGDAKGVGRALETLQELNSGAPAVMARSGQVYRDRGWREDAASKLMDAAALAEGSAEKAVCLYRVGELAWERGEPAEALRYYEAALRSDPDHHPSLAGKGRALAALGRTSEALRAYQNALVRQPAPEYALALGELYESLKLEPAARAQYDVLRARVKQEGVNGVNDERILGLFEADHGDADAAVERLRGEFKRHGSPEVADALGWALHRAGESEEGLKYATRATDKGPRSAVFAYHRGEIERELGRYGAARRHIGEALRLNPSFSPLLAPAAREALEALGDPPEGGPAQMYAPAPPPQAAPPASPRPSPTKPPQQG, via the coding sequence ATGGAGATCGAGACCGGGTCCGAGTCCGTGCCCCAGAAGGAACAGCGTCCGCCACCCGCGCCCGCCGTGTGGAGCGAGTCGCCGCGGGGCTCGCGCCGCTCCCCCGTCGTGCGCCGGGTGCTGATCGCCTCGGTCGCCGGGTGCGTGGTGCTCGGCGGGGTCCTGGTGCTGCGGCCCGGCTCGGGCGGCAAGGCGGCGCCGCCCGCACTCGGTCCCGCCGGACGGGCGATGGCGGCGGCGGGGGCCGGGGCTCCCGCGGCGCTGCCGGACCTCACCGTCCTGATCGGGGAGCGGGAGGCACACGTGCGCAAGCATCCCGGGGACGACCAGTCGTGGGCGGTGCTCGGGGCCGCCTACGTCGAGCGTGGCCTGCGGACCGCGGACTCCGCGTACTACCCCAAGGCGGAGGAGGCCCTGCGCACGTCCCTGAAGGCGCGGCCGGAGGGGAACGCGGACGCCCTGACGGGCATGGCGGTGCTCGCGAACGCGCGGCACGATTTCCGCGGGGCGAAGAAGTGGGCCGAGAGCGCGGTGAAACTGTCTCCGAAGCGGTGGTCGACGTATCCCGCCCTGATCGACGCGTACAGCGGTCTGGGCGACGCCAAGGGGGTGGGGAGGGCCCTGGAGACGCTCCAGGAGCTGAACTCGGGCGCTCCCGCCGTGATGGCCCGGTCCGGGCAGGTCTACCGCGACCGCGGCTGGCGCGAGGACGCGGCTTCGAAGCTGATGGACGCGGCGGCGCTGGCGGAGGGGTCCGCGGAGAAGGCGGTGTGCCTGTACCGGGTGGGCGAGCTTGCGTGGGAGCGGGGCGAGCCGGCGGAGGCTTTGCGCTACTACGAGGCGGCACTGCGCTCGGACCCCGACCACCACCCTTCCCTCGCGGGGAAGGGTCGCGCGCTCGCGGCCCTTGGCCGTACGTCGGAGGCGCTGCGGGCCTATCAGAACGCGCTGGTGAGGCAGCCTGCTCCGGAGTACGCCCTGGCGCTCGGCGAGTTGTACGAGTCGCTGAAGTTGGAGCCTGCCGCACGGGCGCAGTACGACGTGCTGCGGGCCCGGGTGAAGCAGGAGGGGGTCAACGGCGTCAACGACGAGCGGATCCTCGGCCTCTTCGAGGCGGACCACGGGGACGCGGACGCGGCGGTGGAGCGCCTGCGCGGGGAGTTCAAGCGCCACGGCAGTCCGGAGGTGGCGGATGCGCTGGGCTGGGCCTTGCATCGGGCCGGTGAGAGTGAGGAGGGCCTGAAGTACGCGACGCGGGCGACGGACAAGGGGCCGCGGAGTGCGGTGTTCGCCTATCACCGGGGTGAGATCGAGCGGGAGCTGGGCCGTTACGGGGCGGCGCGCCGGCACATCGGTGAGGCGCTGCGCCTGAACCCCTCCTTCTCCCCGCTGCTGGCCCCGGCGGCCCGGGAAGCCCTGGAGGCCCTGGGCGATCCCCCGGAGGGCGGTCCGGCCCAGATGTACGCCCCGGCCCCACCACCCCAGGCGGCGCCCCCGGCCTCCCCCCGCCCCAGCCCGACAAAGCCGCCCCAGCAGGGCTGA
- a CDS encoding SH3-like domain-containing protein yields MARINDVGGMTGFGPIDTTDDTEPFHADWEARVFALNSALVREGVYNLDEFRDAVETMPPAQYLAASYYERWFHAIRVLLVRKGVVTAAELEARLGGGGGGDGGGGGGGESDG; encoded by the coding sequence ATGGCCAGGATCAACGACGTCGGCGGGATGACGGGCTTCGGGCCCATCGACACCACCGACGACACGGAGCCCTTCCATGCGGACTGGGAGGCGCGGGTGTTCGCGCTCAACAGTGCGCTGGTGCGCGAAGGCGTCTACAACCTGGACGAGTTCAGGGACGCGGTCGAGACGATGCCGCCGGCACAGTACCTGGCGGCTTCGTACTACGAGCGGTGGTTCCACGCGATCCGGGTGCTGCTGGTGCGCAAGGGCGTGGTGACGGCGGCCGAGCTGGAGGCTCGGCTGGGCGGTGGCGGTGGCGGCGACGGTGGCGGTGGCGGTGGCGGTGAGTCGGATGGCTGA
- a CDS encoding SH3-like domain-containing protein: MADRFAAGARVRTVHHDPTHHTRLPRYARGKRGVVIEPEGRHPLADVSAQGRGDAPVEQVYAVRFAARELWGEGEHGVVLDLWESHLEPEGD, encoded by the coding sequence ATGGCTGACCGTTTCGCCGCGGGCGCCCGCGTCCGCACCGTCCACCACGACCCGACCCACCACACCCGCCTGCCGCGGTACGCCCGGGGCAAGCGGGGCGTGGTGATCGAGCCCGAGGGCAGGCATCCGCTGGCGGACGTCAGCGCGCAGGGGCGCGGGGACGCGCCGGTGGAGCAGGTGTACGCCGTGCGGTTCGCCGCGCGGGAGCTGTGGGGCGAGGGGGAGCACGGGGTGGTGCTCGACCTGTGGGAGAGCCACTTGGAACCGGAGGGCGACTGA
- a CDS encoding betaine/proline/choline family ABC transporter ATP-binding protein (Members of the family are the ATP-binding subunit of ABC transporters for substrates such as betaine, L-proline or other amino acids, choline, carnitine, etc. The substrate specificity is best determined from the substrate-binding subunit, rather than this subunit, as it interacts with the permease subunit and not with substrate directly.) — protein sequence MELENLTKRYAGSNDPAVDAVNMEIKAGEIVILVGPSGCGKSTTLKMINRLIEPTSGRIRIGGEDVTDMDPVKLRRKIGYAIQSSGLFPHMTVAQNIALVPKMIGWGKSKIKNRVEEMLDLVGLDPAEFHGRYPRQLSGGQQQRVGVARALAADPPVLLMDEPFGAVDPITRDHLQDELIRLQHELHKTIVFVTHDFDEAIKLGDRIAVLRERSHIAQFDTPEAILTNPADDFVSGFVGAGAALKRLNLTRVRDVEIADFATVTVDDPLQDIFDKLRSSGTNELLLLDKRRRPYKWLRRGDLMRAKGSLARAGTLVHDTVTRDATLRDALEAVLTDNAGRVAVTGRRGEFTGVVDMETLMNSVHEMLEADRLDAVEHQHELQEQRALLTHHEQEGDGGAAKA from the coding sequence ATCGAGCTGGAGAACCTCACCAAGCGGTACGCGGGCAGCAACGACCCCGCGGTGGACGCCGTGAACATGGAGATCAAGGCGGGCGAGATCGTGATCCTCGTCGGCCCGTCGGGCTGCGGTAAGTCGACCACGCTGAAGATGATCAACCGGCTCATCGAGCCGACCAGCGGCCGCATCCGCATCGGCGGCGAGGACGTCACCGACATGGACCCGGTGAAGCTGCGCCGCAAGATCGGCTACGCGATCCAGTCGTCCGGGCTCTTCCCGCACATGACGGTCGCGCAGAACATCGCCCTCGTGCCGAAGATGATCGGCTGGGGGAAGTCGAAGATCAAGAACCGGGTCGAGGAGATGCTCGACCTCGTCGGGCTGGACCCGGCCGAGTTCCACGGCCGCTATCCGCGCCAGCTCTCCGGCGGTCAGCAGCAACGCGTGGGTGTGGCACGGGCGTTGGCGGCCGACCCGCCCGTCCTCCTGATGGACGAGCCGTTCGGCGCGGTCGACCCGATCACCCGCGACCACCTCCAGGACGAGCTGATCCGGCTCCAGCACGAGCTGCACAAGACGATCGTCTTCGTCACGCACGACTTCGACGAGGCCATCAAGCTGGGCGACCGCATCGCGGTCCTGCGGGAGCGCTCGCACATCGCGCAGTTCGACACCCCGGAGGCCATCCTCACCAACCCGGCCGACGACTTCGTCTCCGGTTTCGTGGGTGCGGGCGCGGCCCTGAAGCGGCTCAACCTCACCCGCGTACGCGACGTGGAGATCGCCGACTTCGCGACGGTGACCGTCGACGACCCGCTCCAGGACATCTTCGACAAGCTGCGCTCCAGCGGTACGAACGAACTCCTGCTCCTCGACAAACGCCGCCGCCCCTACAAGTGGCTGCGGCGCGGCGACCTGATGCGCGCCAAGGGTTCGCTGGCCCGTGCGGGCACCCTCGTGCACGACACGGTCACCCGCGACGCCACCCTGCGCGACGCGCTCGAAGCGGTCCTCACGGACAACGCGGGGCGGGTCGCGGTCACCGGGCGGCGCGGCGAGTTCACCGGCGTCGTGGACATGGAGACGCTGATGAACTCCGTGCACGAGATGCTGGAGGCCGACCGGCTCGACGCCGTGGAGCACCAGCACGAACTGCAGGAACAGCGCGCCCTGTTGACCCACCACGAGCAGGAGGGCGACGGAGGGGCGGCGAAGGCGTGA
- a CDS encoding ABC transporter permease — protein sequence MPGSNPRIPDHKPSPDDGPDPRPDGEHDVKGHHFRDTGEAEPESPPSAADTVATGRARRIGWQKLTILPAFLALILLLTWWWFEQADLDAISKNALADGNVWLRLRQHIQLTAISTFFVLIIAIPLGILLTRKKLRKGAPVAMALANIGQATPAIGLLALLVIWIGIGEKAALIGIIIYAVLPVLSNTIAGLNANDPTLLEAARGIGMSTWGVLGKVELPLAVPLILAGVRTALVLNVGTATLATFGGGGGLGDLITTGITNQRMPVLMLGSILTIALALLVDWLASLAELVLRPRGLEAGS from the coding sequence ATCCCCGGGAGCAACCCCCGGATCCCCGACCACAAGCCGTCGCCCGACGACGGGCCCGACCCCAGGCCCGACGGCGAGCACGACGTCAAGGGCCATCACTTCCGTGACACGGGCGAGGCCGAGCCGGAGTCCCCGCCCTCTGCGGCGGACACGGTGGCCACGGGCCGGGCGCGGCGGATCGGCTGGCAGAAGCTGACCATCCTGCCCGCGTTCCTGGCGCTCATCCTGCTGCTGACCTGGTGGTGGTTCGAGCAGGCCGACCTGGACGCGATCTCGAAGAACGCCCTGGCGGACGGCAATGTCTGGCTCAGGCTCCGCCAGCACATCCAGCTGACGGCGATCTCCACCTTCTTCGTGCTGATCATCGCGATCCCGCTGGGCATCCTGCTGACCCGCAAGAAGCTCCGCAAGGGCGCGCCGGTGGCGATGGCCCTGGCCAACATCGGCCAGGCGACACCGGCGATCGGCCTCCTCGCCCTCCTGGTGATCTGGATCGGCATCGGCGAGAAGGCGGCCCTGATCGGCATCATCATCTACGCCGTCCTGCCGGTCCTCTCCAACACGATCGCGGGCCTGAACGCCAACGACCCGACGCTCCTGGAGGCGGCGAGAGGCATCGGCATGTCGACGTGGGGAGTCCTCGGCAAGGTCGAACTCCCGCTGGCCGTACCGCTGATCCTCGCGGGCGTGCGCACCGCGCTCGTCCTGAACGTCGGCACGGCGACGCTCGCCACGTTCGGCGGTGGCGGCGGGCTCGGCGACCTCATCACCACCGGGATCACCAACCAGCGCATGCCGGTGCTCATGCTCGGCTCGATCCTGACGATCGCGCTCGCGCTGCTCGTGGACTGGCTGGCATCACTTGCCGAACTGGTCCTTCGTCCGCGCGGGTTGGAGGCCGGATCATGA
- a CDS encoding ArsR/SmtB family transcription factor, translating into MTDGTTDPEIRKIHTLTPHSLRGLAHPLRIQLLTSLRKEGPATASQLADRLGESSGATSYHLRQLAAHGFVEDAPERGKGRERWWRSTHQGTRLDESLMADPDPTLRGAIAVYLHEVAAFHASELSTWIGTQHDWSKEWTESSDISDYTLRLTPALTAELVGKIDELIESYRPLAVDQDTPDSARVRLHTHAFPTHSTE; encoded by the coding sequence ATGACGGACGGCACGACAGACCCCGAGATCCGCAAGATCCACACCCTCACCCCTCACTCCCTGCGGGGCCTGGCCCATCCCCTGCGCATCCAGCTGCTCACCTCACTGCGGAAGGAAGGCCCGGCCACCGCCTCCCAACTGGCGGACCGCCTGGGCGAGTCCAGCGGCGCGACGAGTTACCACCTGCGCCAGCTCGCCGCGCACGGCTTCGTCGAGGACGCGCCGGAGCGGGGCAAGGGACGCGAGCGCTGGTGGCGGTCGACGCACCAGGGCACGCGCCTCGACGAGTCGCTCATGGCCGACCCGGACCCGACGCTGCGCGGCGCGATCGCCGTCTACCTCCACGAGGTGGCGGCCTTCCACGCCTCGGAGCTCTCCACCTGGATCGGCACGCAGCACGACTGGTCCAAGGAGTGGACGGAGAGCTCCGACATCAGCGACTACACCCTGCGCCTGACGCCCGCGCTCACCGCCGAGCTGGTCGGCAAGATCGACGAACTCATCGAGAGCTACCGCCCGTTGGCGGTGGACCAGGACACTCCCGACTCCGCCAGGGTGCGCCTGCACACCCACGCCTTCCCGACGCACTCCACCGAGTGA
- the nthA gene encoding nitrile hydratase subunit alpha, giving the protein MSGTHADALISRQVRGLEALLEERGVVAGAALDEALDAFLAGSSPLNGARVVARAWTDPEFKERLLADGTSAVAELGYAAGGVQPQRLRVVENTAHTHNVIVCTLCSCYPVRLLGPSPSWYKSEAYRSRVVREPRAVLAEFGFAVPLDTEITVWDSSAETRYMVLPRRPSGTESLPERALTDLITRNALIGTAPQ; this is encoded by the coding sequence ATGTCCGGTACGCACGCGGATGCGCTGATCTCCCGCCAAGTGCGGGGCTTGGAGGCCCTGTTGGAGGAACGGGGGGTCGTCGCCGGTGCCGCCCTGGACGAGGCCCTCGACGCGTTCCTCGCGGGGTCGTCGCCGCTGAACGGGGCGCGGGTGGTGGCTCGCGCGTGGACGGACCCGGAGTTCAAGGAGCGGCTCCTCGCGGACGGTACGTCGGCGGTGGCGGAGCTGGGTTACGCGGCGGGCGGGGTCCAGCCGCAGCGCCTGCGGGTGGTGGAGAACACCGCCCACACCCACAACGTCATCGTCTGCACCCTCTGCTCCTGCTACCCGGTGCGGCTGCTCGGTCCTTCCCCCAGCTGGTACAAGAGCGAGGCGTACCGCTCGCGGGTGGTGCGGGAACCGCGGGCGGTGCTCGCGGAGTTCGGCTTCGCGGTGCCCCTGGACACGGAGATCACGGTCTGGGACTCCAGCGCGGAGACCCGCTACATGGTCCTGCCCCGCCGCCCCTCGGGCACGGAATCGCTCCCGGAGCGGGCGCTGACGGACCTGATCACCCGGAACGCCCTGATCGGCACGGCCCCGCAGTAA
- the hppD gene encoding 4-hydroxyphenylpyruvate dioxygenase, giving the protein MAATANTQHTSATSGTPHTAREADPFPVKGMDAVVFAVGNAKQAAHYYSTAFGMKLVAYSGPETGSRETASYVLTNGGARFVLTSVIKASTDWGHFIEGHVAEHGDGVVDLAIEVPDARAAYAYAVEHGARGLTEPYEVKDENGTVVLAAIATYGKTRHTLVDRSGYDGPYLPGFKAASPIVEPPAKRTFQAIDHCVGNVELGKMNEWVAFYNKVMGFTNMKEFVGDDIATEYSALMSKVVADGTLKVKFPINEPAIAKKKSQIDEYLEFYGGAGVQHIALATNDIVESVRTMRAAGVQFLDTPDSYYDTLGEWAGETRVPVDTLRELKILVDRDEDGYLLQIFTKPVQDRPTVFFEMIERHGSMGFGKGNFKALFEAIEREQEKRGNL; this is encoded by the coding sequence ATGGCAGCTACCGCGAACACCCAGCACACGTCGGCTACCTCTGGCACCCCCCACACCGCGCGCGAGGCCGATCCCTTCCCGGTCAAGGGAATGGACGCGGTCGTCTTCGCCGTGGGCAACGCCAAGCAGGCGGCGCACTACTACTCCACGGCCTTCGGCATGAAACTCGTGGCGTACTCGGGCCCGGAGACGGGCAGCCGCGAGACCGCTTCCTACGTCCTCACGAACGGCGGGGCGCGCTTCGTCCTCACCTCCGTCATCAAGGCCTCCACGGACTGGGGCCACTTCATCGAGGGCCACGTCGCCGAGCACGGCGACGGAGTCGTCGACCTCGCCATCGAGGTGCCGGACGCGCGCGCCGCGTACGCGTACGCCGTCGAGCACGGCGCCCGCGGCCTCACCGAGCCGTACGAGGTCAAGGACGAGAACGGCACGGTCGTGCTCGCCGCCATCGCGACGTACGGCAAGACCCGCCACACGCTCGTCGACCGCAGCGGCTACGACGGCCCCTACCTGCCCGGCTTCAAGGCCGCGTCGCCGATCGTCGAGCCGCCGGCCAAGCGGACCTTCCAGGCGATCGACCACTGCGTCGGCAACGTCGAGCTCGGCAAGATGAACGAGTGGGTCGCCTTCTACAACAAGGTCATGGGCTTCACGAACATGAAGGAGTTCGTGGGCGACGACATCGCGACGGAGTACAGCGCCCTGATGTCGAAGGTGGTGGCCGACGGGACGTTGAAGGTGAAGTTCCCCATCAACGAGCCCGCCATCGCCAAGAAGAAGTCCCAGATCGACGAGTACCTCGAGTTCTACGGCGGCGCGGGCGTCCAGCACATCGCGCTCGCCACGAACGACATCGTGGAGTCCGTACGCACCATGCGCGCGGCCGGGGTCCAGTTCCTCGACACCCCGGACTCGTACTACGACACGCTCGGCGAGTGGGCGGGCGAGACGCGCGTCCCCGTCGACACCCTGCGCGAGCTGAAGATCCTCGTGGACCGCGACGAGGACGGCTACCTCCTGCAGATCTTCACCAAGCCGGTCCAGGACCGCCCGACGGTCTTCTTCGAGATGATCGAGCGGCACGGCTCGATGGGCTTCGGCAAGGGCAACTTCAAGGCTCTGTTCGAGGCGATCGAGCGGGAGCAGGAGAAGCGCGGCAATCTCTAA
- a CDS encoding S16 family serine protease — MFSLSRLTRPKALAVCAAPVVALLAVTALAPLPFAVAQPGSTANVLGESEGKRVITISGAPTRETSGQLRMTTIVATGPDMDVSLSDVVDGWFRTDRSVMPKDSVYPTGDNVKEVEKHNLGDMKKSQDTATQSALAYLDDNGVDGTDKVKVKVDLGKIGGPSAGLFLSLGIVDLLDGNGSGGDLTGGRNIAGTGTITADGKVGPVGGVSMKTQAAKRDGASVFLVPEAECSDAQAELPKGLRLIPVTTLKGTVDALRSLERGGKVPSC, encoded by the coding sequence GTGTTCTCCCTCTCTCGCCTCACGCGCCCCAAGGCCCTCGCCGTCTGTGCCGCCCCCGTGGTCGCCCTGCTCGCCGTCACGGCCCTTGCGCCGCTGCCGTTCGCCGTGGCCCAGCCGGGGTCGACGGCGAACGTACTCGGCGAGAGCGAGGGCAAGCGGGTCATCACGATCAGCGGTGCGCCCACCCGCGAGACGAGCGGGCAGCTGCGGATGACGACGATCGTGGCCACGGGGCCCGACATGGACGTGAGCCTGAGCGACGTGGTGGACGGCTGGTTCCGCACGGACCGCTCCGTGATGCCCAAGGACTCGGTGTACCCCACCGGCGACAACGTGAAGGAAGTCGAGAAGCACAACCTCGGCGACATGAAGAAGTCGCAGGACACGGCCACGCAGTCCGCCCTCGCCTACCTCGACGACAACGGCGTGGACGGTACGGACAAGGTGAAGGTCAAGGTCGACCTCGGCAAGATCGGCGGCCCCAGCGCGGGCCTCTTCCTCTCGCTCGGCATCGTCGACCTCCTCGACGGCAACGGCAGCGGAGGGGACCTGACGGGCGGCCGGAACATCGCGGGCACCGGCACGATCACCGCCGACGGCAAGGTCGGCCCGGTCGGCGGCGTCTCGATGAAGACGCAGGCCGCCAAGCGCGACGGCGCGAGCGTCTTCCTGGTCCCGGAGGCCGAGTGCTCGGACGCTCAGGCGGAGCTGCCGAAGGGCCTGCGACTGATCCCGGTCACGACACTGAAGGGCACGGTTGACGCGCTGCGTTCCCTGGAGCGGGGCGGGAAGGTTCCGAGCTGCTGA
- a CDS encoding glycine betaine ABC transporter substrate-binding protein, with product MRMTLRTAAVGVVGGALLVSCGLTSGSPMVDDVKPGTIGKGLPLKGADLTVTSKEFTEQLILGAIMGIAFEAAGADVLDRTGIQGSIGAREAVKGGDADAMYEYTGTAWITYLGNSDPIDDPQKQWQAVKDADKKNGVTWLPPAELNNTYALAINQKNEAKYKPKTLSDVAALSKKDPKAVTLCVESEFSSREDGLPGMKKEYGMQIPNSNITKMDTGIIYTQVSKGSCTFGEVFTTDGRIKAMNLSVMEDDKRFFPNYNAAPSINSKALDEYPEMAEVLDPITKKLNNTVAQELNSKVDVEGQDPHEVALDWLVQEGFVKE from the coding sequence ATGAGGATGACGTTGCGTACGGCGGCCGTCGGTGTCGTGGGCGGGGCCCTGCTGGTGAGCTGCGGGCTCACCAGCGGCAGCCCGATGGTGGACGACGTCAAGCCGGGCACGATCGGCAAGGGGCTCCCCCTGAAGGGCGCCGACCTCACGGTCACGTCCAAGGAGTTCACCGAACAGCTGATCCTCGGCGCGATCATGGGCATCGCCTTCGAGGCGGCCGGCGCGGACGTCCTTGACCGGACGGGCATCCAGGGCTCGATCGGCGCCCGCGAGGCCGTCAAGGGCGGCGACGCGGACGCCATGTACGAGTACACGGGCACCGCCTGGATCACGTATCTCGGCAACTCCGATCCCATCGACGACCCGCAGAAGCAGTGGCAGGCGGTGAAGGACGCGGACAAGAAGAACGGCGTCACCTGGCTGCCGCCCGCCGAGCTCAACAACACCTACGCGCTTGCCATCAACCAGAAGAACGAGGCCAAGTACAAGCCGAAGACCCTCTCGGACGTGGCGGCCCTGTCGAAGAAGGACCCGAAGGCGGTCACGCTGTGCGTGGAGAGCGAGTTCTCCTCGCGCGAGGACGGCCTGCCGGGCATGAAGAAGGAGTACGGGATGCAGATCCCCAACTCCAACATCACCAAGATGGACACCGGGATCATCTACACCCAGGTCTCCAAGGGGTCGTGCACGTTCGGCGAGGTCTTCACCACCGACGGCCGCATCAAGGCGATGAACCTGTCGGTGATGGAGGACGACAAGCGCTTCTTCCCCAACTACAACGCCGCGCCGTCGATCAACAGCAAGGCGTTGGACGAGTACCCGGAGATGGCGGAGGTCCTGGACCCCATCACGAAGAAGCTGAACAACACGGTGGCCCAGGAGCTGAACTCCAAGGTGGACGTGGAGGGTCAGGATCCGCATGAGGTGGCGCTGGACTGGCTGGTGCAGGAGGGGTTCGTCAAGGAGTGA
- a CDS encoding Lrp/AsnC family transcriptional regulator yields MTIDHLDGRLIVLLAREPRIGVLEASRRLGVARGTVQARMDRLQSNGVIRGFGPEVDPAALGYPVTAFATLEIKQGQGADVRAHLATVAEVLELHTITGHGDMLCRLVARSNADLQRVIDRVVGFDGIVRASTAIVMENPVPLRIIPLVEQASEDT; encoded by the coding sequence ATGACGATCGATCATCTGGACGGCAGGCTCATCGTGCTGCTCGCCCGCGAGCCCCGCATCGGCGTCCTGGAGGCCTCACGGCGCCTGGGCGTCGCGCGCGGGACCGTACAGGCCCGGATGGACCGCCTTCAGTCGAACGGAGTCATCCGCGGCTTCGGCCCGGAGGTCGACCCCGCGGCCCTCGGCTACCCCGTCACCGCCTTCGCCACGCTGGAGATCAAACAGGGCCAGGGCGCCGACGTACGGGCGCATTTGGCCACCGTCGCCGAGGTGCTCGAACTGCACACCATCACCGGCCACGGCGACATGCTGTGCCGTCTCGTGGCCCGTTCGAACGCCGATCTCCAACGTGTGATCGACCGTGTGGTGGGTTTTGATGGCATCGTCCGGGCCTCCACGGCGATCGTCATGGAGAACCCTGTTCCGCTGCGGATCATCCCGCTGGTCGAACAGGCGTCAGAAGACACCTGA
- a CDS encoding ABC transporter permease, translating to MNFWDYLGNRHQQLLTDAYQHASAVFQCMVVATVIGVLIGVITYRSEWAGNLATTATSTLLTIPSLAMIGLLIPVVGLGVAPTVIALTLYGLLPIVRNAIVGLRGVDPSLVDAAKGIGMSRAARLLKVELPIAWPPILTGIRVSTQMLMGIAAIAAYASGPGLGNEIFRGIGSLGSKNALNQVLAGTLGIIILALLFDAAYVLIGRLTISRGIRV from the coding sequence GTGAACTTCTGGGACTACCTCGGCAACCGCCACCAGCAGTTGCTGACGGATGCCTACCAGCACGCCAGCGCAGTCTTCCAGTGCATGGTCGTGGCGACCGTCATCGGAGTACTGATCGGCGTCATCACGTACCGCAGCGAGTGGGCGGGCAATCTGGCCACGACCGCGACCTCCACCCTCCTGACCATCCCGTCGCTCGCCATGATCGGTCTGCTGATCCCCGTCGTCGGACTCGGCGTCGCACCGACGGTCATCGCGCTGACCCTCTACGGCCTGCTCCCCATCGTGCGCAACGCCATCGTCGGCCTGCGCGGCGTGGATCCCTCGCTGGTCGACGCGGCGAAGGGCATCGGGATGTCGCGCGCCGCCCGGCTCCTCAAGGTGGAGCTGCCGATCGCCTGGCCGCCGATCCTGACCGGCATCCGCGTCTCCACGCAGATGCTGATGGGCATCGCGGCCATCGCCGCGTACGCGTCGGGCCCCGGCCTCGGCAACGAGATCTTCCGCGGCATCGGCTCGCTCGGCAGCAAGAACGCGCTCAACCAGGTGCTCGCGGGCACGCTCGGGATCATCATCCTGGCGCTGCTCTTCGACGCCGCGTACGTCCTGATCGGCCGCCTGACCATTTCGAGGGGTATCCGTGTCTGA